One region of Eupeodes corollae chromosome 1, idEupCoro1.1, whole genome shotgun sequence genomic DNA includes:
- the LOC129953807 gene encoding uncharacterized protein LOC129953807, which translates to MAEEEQVDVIPCCQSDKTLSMVSQWLSSDTMHASSSTSSQNVFEFRGKPNTNIDFNIKEILQKTVAGDDMIKAYQQTPNLSSTDQTIISRCIVDHFHHNGLKMCPKTMKSVAKEIVKLFPNEDERTYYVPRENEKQPSGKIFDRYFNVGYNRKRKADLSYYISEENDNMEVEEFLKKKEFLLYNSPENAKSLWEETSKMRMKEEKYPISSFLTAWPRYKDTNAEQLINVDFNTLHPGKSNKLFEKFCELEKRANKVFFPSSIKEKLFLEMYKKMVSPELCADSKNFFFFNLLHTILIPPRISKTCKPSISDAQKDMFVHLVSLNNFKHKEDELQFQAISEKLKLQPKIFVIGESLESLKEFYVYLEGIRYKVSTLLDAIDLVVKI; encoded by the exons atggcgGAAGAAGAACAA GTCGACGTAATACCATGCTGCCAGAGTGACAAAACACTTTCCATGGTATCACAATGGCTTTCATCGGATACAATGCATGCCAGCTCTTCAACGTCTTCTCAAAATGTCTTCGAATTTCGAGgaaaaccaaatacaaatatcgattttaatattaaagaaatattgcAAAAAACTGTTGCTGGAGACGATATGATTAAAGCATACCAACAAACGCCAAACCTATCTAGCACTGATCAAACCATCATATCTAGATGCATTGTCGACCATTTTCATCACAATGGTCTAAAAATGTGTCCAAAAACCATGAAAAGTGTAGCTAAGGAAATagtaaaattatttccaaatgaaGACGAACGTACGTATTACGTTCCGCGGGAAAATGAAAAGCAGCCATCGGGAAAAATTTTTGACAGGTACTTTAACGTCGGATACAATCGGAAGAGAAAAGCTGACTTGTCA TACTATATTTCCGAAGAAAATGACAACATGGAAGTCgaagagtttttaaagaaaaaagaatttctgtTATATAATTCTCCTGAAAACGCAAAATCTTTGTGGGAAGAAACATCTAAAATGAGAATGAAGGAAGAAAAATATccaatttcttcatttttaactgCATGGCCACGGTATAAGGACACAAATGCCGAACAGCTAATTAATGTTGACTTCAACACATTACACCCGGGAAAATCTAATAAACTCTTCGAAAAGTTCTGCGAGTTAGAAAAAAGGGCAAACAAGGTTTTTTTCCCATCATCAATCAAGGAAAAACTCTTTCTTGAAATGTATAAGAAAATGGTTTCGCCCGAGCTTTGTGCCG attcgaaaaactttttcttttttaatttgttgcacACCATCTTAATTCCGCCAAGGATTAGCAAAACTTGCAAACCATCAATTTCTGATGCACAAAAAGATATGTTTGTTCACTTGGTaagcttaaataattttaaacataaggAGGATGAGCTGCAATTCCAAGCTATTTCGGAAAAACTTAAGTTGCAGCCAAAAATTTTTGTCATTGGGGAGTCTTTGGAAAgcttgaaagaattttatgtttatttggaAGGCATACGCTATAAAGTTTCAACGCTGCTCGATGCTATAGATTTAGTTGTTAAGATTTGA